One Agrobacterium vitis genomic window, ATCCTGATTGGCTAAACCATCATGTTCATTCGCAACAACCGCAGGGCCAAGATCGTCGCGACGGTCGGCCCCGCCTCGCATACACCCGAAATTCTCAAGTCACTTTTTATGGCGGGCGTCGATACCTTCAGGCTAAACTTCAGTCATGGCGAGCGAAGCGGCCACGAGCAGGTGTTCCGAAGCATCCGGGCTATCGAACAGGAACTTGGATCGCCGATCGGAATCCTGCAGGACCTCCAAGGCCCGAAAATCCGGATCGGAACCATTGCCGACGGGCGACTAACTCTCGAAAAGGGAGCGGAAGTCCGTTTCGTATGCGGCTCGACACCCGGAACGGGTCTCCTGAATATTCCGCTGCCCCATCGCGAGATTTTCAAAGCGGTGGTGCCGGGAGACGACCTGCTGATCGACGACGGACGCGTGCGTGTCCGGGTGAACCGGGTCGATGACAACCACATCGAGGCGGAGGTCATAACTGCCGGTCTCATATCCAACCGGAAAGGGGTCAACATCCCCGGAGCCGTTCTGGACATATCGCCTCTGACGGCGAAGGATCGCGAAGACCTCGAATTCGGCCTCGATCTCGGCGTCGACTGGATCGCTTTGTCATTCGTTCAGAAAGCACGGGACATGATCGAGGCGCGATCTCTGGTCGGCGACCGTGCCGGCCTTGTTGCAAAGATCGAAAAGCCGTCGGCTCTCGACGAAATTGAAGACATCGTCCGGCTGTCCGACGCCATAATGGTGGCCCGTGGCGATCTCGGTGTCGAGATCCCACCGGAAGACGTTCCCGGCAGGCAGAAGGAAATCATTCGCGCCTGCAGGATGGCGGCGAAACCCGTCATCGTCGCGACGCAGATGCTGGACTCGATGGTATCCTCGCCGACGCCGACGAGGGCCGAGGCATCCGACGTGGCCGGCGCGATCTATGATGGAGCGGACGCCGTGATGCTGTCGGCCGAATCCGCGACGGGCGCTTACCCGGTCGAGGCGGTCGCCATGATGGTCCGGATCATCGAGAAGACCGAGAGGCACAAGCTCTATCGCCCCATCCTCGAGGCCACCGACCCGGAAATCGAGAAGACGCCGTCGCATGCTGTGGCCCACGCCGCAGCCAGTGTGGGAACTACACTGAACGCGCCGCTCATCCTTGCCTTCACGGTCAGCGGCACGACGGCGTCTCGAATTTCACGAGCTCGTCCGTCAATGCCTATCCTCGGTGTGACGCAGGCGGCGGATGTAGCGCGACGAATGGGCTTGATGTGGGGCGTAACCAGTACCCGGCTTGACGGTGTCTTCGATTACGAGCGATCGGTGGATTTTGCCGAACGCACGGCGGTCGCCGCGAACATGGCGCGTCCGTCCGACAATATCGTGATCGTCGCGGGCTTTCCCTTCGCGACGAGCGGCAGCACTAACAATCTGCGCGTCAAGGAGATCAAGCCGCGTTGCTAGGCATCGGTGTGTCGCGACGGGTTGACGGCGCGCGTCTTCCTGGAGCAGGTCGCGCGGCCCCACAACCCGGCATGATTGCATATGTTGGAATTCAATAACTCAGTTTGTTTCTGTCGCCCCGGTAGGCCCCATTCTAGTCACAGCCGCCCTGAGATCAAGCTGCGCAGTGATACAGGGCAACCCATGAGGTGCTTACGCCGCGAATTGCCGGAAGGGACATCTTCTATGGGCGATCGTTAGACTCTTGCGGCGCCATCACAAGTGCGTTTTCGCCCATAGGAGCGCGCTTAGTGCGGCAGCTTTAGCCCCTTCTTGGCTCGGATAATTCTTCCTACCAATCTGACGCTTATCCGTCCCGCGACGCGCGACAGAGATCCCAAATCCTTCACCGCGTTCAAAGACAGTAAGATTAAAGCCTTCAGTGTTGACGAAATGATTGCCTAGTTGCGAAACCCGCCACTTCTTCCCGGCCCAGGATTTGCGCCGGCGGGCGATCAGCCGCATCCCCGTCTCTCGCTGCTTTGGCCTGACGTAGTCGCCTTCCATGTGTTCTGCACATACGCAACCTACAGCAAGTGTCTCCGGATAGTTCGGATGCTCCATGTAGTGTACGTAGCGAACATCAACGCTTTCGCACATTTCACATTCCTGCAACGGTGCTTCAAGATCGTCGATGCCTACGCAAGTCCACCCCTTATGCGGAATTCCTGGTGAAGACCACTTGCCCCGGCTGGTATGTACAACGCGATCTGTCATTTCCCGGCTTTCGCAAAACAAGAAGGCGTTTGATTGCTACCGCAGCCTGCCCTGCCTGATTTCCCTTACCCACAGAGAAAAGTCAGCCAGAGGCTCAACGTTCTGGATATCATGATTATTTATCAGAAGGCGCTCGGCGGCAAGCAGCGCAACCGCGTACGCTCCAGTGACGATCGACTACCCTACCATCCCCATCTTTTGTACCGAATTTGGAACACCAGTCAGCAGTGTAGACCCCGCCCAGCATCCCAATGCGCTTATGCGGGGCAGCAAAGATCCGATGGGCTGACGTGCTAGGCGCGTCAAGCAAGCATTCGAGCGCCATGTCGCTGGCCATAGCGTTCACAAAGGAAAGCTCAACAGGGCCGTAAGGCTGGAAATGCGCGCCGCATGCCGGCTCTTCCCTGTTTTGGCCAAGACCGTCTGGCCAATCCACCACTTTAAAATCCGGGGTACCGGTACGGCCGAGATGGCATTGCAGGCATCCGCCGTGTTCGGCTATTGCAACGGCATGTCCTGCGCAGGCGTGCGATTCAGTCCAGCAATAGAGGACTGGCTTTTTCCTGCCTTGCTCGATATGCCAGTCGTTCAAAGCATGCTCCGCCGCCCAGCTGCCCGTCGCCGAGATGATAAGATCGGCCCCGGCGAGCAATTCGGTGTCCAACTGAAGGAGCGCGCTCATGCCACATGACCGGCTTTCGATAAGAAGATGGGGGTAATCCATCTGCAAGCGCTCAGCCAGTGCAATCGCCTTGTTCTTGCCAATCGCAGTCGCCCCCAGAGGGTGGCGACCGACATTCGGCCAGCTCAACTCGTCGAGATCGACAAGAACGAGATGGCCGACGCCAGCTTGCGCCAGCGAGCAGGCGACGGGCGCGCCGACTGAACCGCAACCGATGACCACAACAGTGGAGGAGAGAAGTCGCACGGTTCGGGGATCCTGCCCTCGTCCGTGTATCCAGGCTGCATCGGCGCGCTGCACTGACGATCTCACCACAGGTGTCCTCCCGAAAAATCGCTGACTGATTAATGTTGGCGGAGCGTTGCCAGCGC contains:
- the pyk gene encoding pyruvate kinase; the encoded protein is MFIRNNRRAKIVATVGPASHTPEILKSLFMAGVDTFRLNFSHGERSGHEQVFRSIRAIEQELGSPIGILQDLQGPKIRIGTIADGRLTLEKGAEVRFVCGSTPGTGLLNIPLPHREIFKAVVPGDDLLIDDGRVRVRVNRVDDNHIEAEVITAGLISNRKGVNIPGAVLDISPLTAKDREDLEFGLDLGVDWIALSFVQKARDMIEARSLVGDRAGLVAKIEKPSALDEIEDIVRLSDAIMVARGDLGVEIPPEDVPGRQKEIIRACRMAAKPVIVATQMLDSMVSSPTPTRAEASDVAGAIYDGADAVMLSAESATGAYPVEAVAMMVRIIEKTERHKLYRPILEATDPEIEKTPSHAVAHAAASVGTTLNAPLILAFTVSGTTASRISRARPSMPILGVTQAADVARRMGLMWGVTSTRLDGVFDYERSVDFAERTAVAANMARPSDNIVIVAGFPFATSGSTNNLRVKEIKPRC
- a CDS encoding ThiF family adenylyltransferase yields the protein MHDFNPSLEWRQAALQLEARLRDLLGQAPERLDGHTISASYPKRNWAAAWRASITFSDGKTRRIDVVATAAFPRIPVRTALVDHPEALTWPHVEGDGILCLLPNMSEVDPDDPTAVAENLLIRSVGLIEELLQGDIVERDFKEEFLTYWAYKTHFDGSRLFSLIPPIPPSRSVCVWKGEGVTVVGENEEALLTWVARRYGEGATGNMAQGAFLWMKTPPLPAQYPNTAANLYSLAAKLGPDSVKALEDAARQIPEEIVTVVGAEGRGGAGLIAVRALNPKFARSPPSPVAEPVTKGFRAGNAPPTLISQRFFGRTPVVRSSVQRADAAWIHGRGQDPRTVRLLSSTVVVIGCGSVGAPVACSLAQAGVGHLVLVDLDELSWPNVGRHPLGATAIGKNKAIALAERLQMDYPHLLIESRSCGMSALLQLDTELLAGADLIISATGSWAAEHALNDWHIEQGRKKPVLYCWTESHACAGHAVAIAEHGGCLQCHLGRTGTPDFKVVDWPDGLGQNREEPACGAHFQPYGPVELSFVNAMASDMALECLLDAPSTSAHRIFAAPHKRIGMLGGVYTADWCSKFGTKDGDGRVVDRHWSVRGCAACRRAPSDK